TTTTGCGCACGATGATCGGGGGCGCTGGCGTCAGAACAGATGAGGTCTGGAGCAGGATGCGGCTCGACATGCTGAGTCTCTGGGCTATGCGCAAGGTTGAGCAGCAAACCACCGACATCGCCGTTTGATCGGCACCCAACCCGGCACTACAGAAAGTTCTTTTCTCGAAGCCCTAGTCAACGACCAACAAGACTGACATACGCTGGCCCTACGGCTGTGCGATGCCATGTGATCGGCTGTAGCTGGCGCCTCAGTGCCGGGCAGGCTCGAAAAAAAATTATTTAATCCACCTGGGGGGGATTGTTACCCGCTTGGGGATAGGTCAGTTTTGGAGTCAACGCGGCCCCCCGTCCGGGGCCACGGGGGTCATATGCTTCACAAAAAGACTAGATTTTTTTCCTCGAAGTTACTCTTTACTGGCCGCTACATTGCGGTTGTTGCGATACTGCTCTTCGCTGCCGGGACAGCAAGTGCGCAAAAGGATGGCGATCTTCCATTCGATTGCGCTCCAGGCGACGGTTACGGGCGTACCGTCGTTTACGGTGGTGATTTCAACGGCGACGGCGTAGCCGATTTCGCCATCGGCGCGCCTTGCGCTTTTGTCAACGGCAAACTTGAAGCCGGTTACGTAGAAGTGCGGTCGGGAGCCGATGGGCGCAGGTTGCTCAAGCGCAAGGGCAAGCAGGAACGCCAGTTTTTTGGCAAATCAGTGGCGTTCACCCACGACATCAACGGCGACGGCAAAGCCGAGCTTATTGTTGGATCGCCGGGCTGGGACCGTCGCCCCTTGCTCGATCCCCTTACGGGTGAACTGGTCCAACGACTCAACTACGGCGCGTTCCACGTATTCGCATCACAGCGAGGTATAGCGTTGAGAGTATTCGGCACTGGCAGGCAGGGCTACTACGGCGAGACAGTGGCCGGCCTCGAAGACATCAACGGTGATGGAGTTGCTGACCTGGTTATCGGCGCGCCTGGTGAAAGAAATGCCGAGGGCAAGCGCTCTGGCGTGGTCTATGTACAGTCGGGCAAACGCAGAGAAATTTTAAACAAGATAGAGGGCGAGCGGCTCGGCGATCGATTCGGACGTACTCTCATTGCCGGCGGCGATCACGACGGCGACGGGGTAGTCGATTTTGTCGCCGGGTCGCCAGTTCTCAGGGGATTAGCCGGGGAGGAAAGCGGAGTACTTCGCGTATACTCCGGTATTTCCCCCCAGGAATTTATCCTCGACCTGCAAGGTGCCAGGCGTGACCACCTGGGTATATCAGCCGCATCAGTTGGAGATATAAATGGCGACGGGCTTGACGACATCGCTTACGGTTCCGAACTTGCCGATGATGTTGCAGTAAAGAAGGCGGGTACGGCTTCGGTGGCCAGTGCTTCAGATGGCGCAAGAATCCTTGGGGTAGTAGGCAGCAAACCGCAGAAGAACGCCCGTTTCGGAAGCTCAATAGCCGGTACTGGCGACGTTAATGGCGACGGAGTGCCCGATATTGTAGCGGGTGCACCGCAGGCCGACGCGGTCGATGGCTCCACCCTGATCCCGGATGCTGGACGTTTCCTGCTGTTTTCCGGCAGTGACGGTTCGCCGCTCCTGGAAGTCGACGGCTGGCGGCATTCGCTGCTTCTCGGCCAGGCCGTAAGCGCGGGTCCGGATCTTGATGGAGATGGCGTGAGTGAAATTCTGGTGGCGGCGCCGGGCGATGCCCCCCGACAACGCAGGGGCGCGGGCTCAGTTACAGCCTGGTCGCCGGTCAGCGGAGAACCAGTCAAGGTATTCAAAGGACGCCGCGGTCTCGAAACACGGGTGATAACCGTTGGCGTGGAGCCCAGAGAGGGACGTTCGGGTTTCGCGGTTTTCGGCTTTCTGCCCGATCGCCGGCAGCGAGGACTCCGTGCCAATATCTTTGCGGGAACCCGTCCGGGAGTCATGTCTATTGATCTCATCAATGACCAGCCGAAGGCGGCGCCAGGCACACTGAAGGTGGTGGTAGGGTCCGGTGCTGGAGCCAAGCATGGCTTGGTTGCGGTAATCGATTCGGCAAGGCGTAATTCAGTCACAGCGGTATTTGACGGTATGCAGGGCGTGGTGGGCCTCGTGGGCTCCAACGCAGCCGGTGGGTACTTCCAGGATGAAGATACCTTGCAGATAATTGCAGTACAGGCCGGTTCCCGTAACGGCGACGTCGTGGCCCAGGTTTTCGAGAGGTTCCAAGGTCCAGAGGGTACGTGGAGCCCGATTCGCCGGTTCGGTGTGTTTTCCGGCCCGGAAGCAGTTCTGAATAACGTGAGGATAGACGCGGGGGGCGCGACTGCTGCTGCCGGTGACTTGATTTCAAGCAGCGCAAAGCGCGATGAATTGTTAGTGGGTACGCAAAGTGGAGTCTCCGTTATCAGGATTTTTTCAGGGACGGGCTCGTTGTTGGACGAGTGGATCGCGTACTCACCTAGCGACGGTCACCGAGGAGCCAGCGTAGCCATTGGAGATGTCGATGGAGACGGCAATAACGACGTCGTGACTGTCCCGCGCTACGGCGGTGCCCAGGTCAAGGCTTTTTCAGCCAATGGCGAGCCATTGATCATGCCCGGTCAGATCGAGCCGGTGCGCTTCGAGGCTTTCGGACCGGATTTTACCGGTGGGGCGACCCTGGCATTGGCCGACGTTGACGACGATGGCGTACTGGAGGTTCTCTTGACCCCTTACCAGGTTAAGGGGGGCGCTGTGTCAGCCTATGAGTTTGACGGCAGCCTCGTAGAAGGTTGGGTCGATCTCAAGCCATACACGACCGGCTACACTTCGGTCGGCGGCACCGACGCTTTTCAACGACTCTAAGCGGAACTGACAACGGGAAAGGCCGCCCACGGCTCCGCCCTGTTGTCCTTTGTGGCGGCAAACGGGCGAGTCTATCCTGCGCTCATGAGCGAGCGCGAACGGCGGCCCCTTGACGGTATCAAGGTCCTGGATTTCAGCCACGTCCTGGCCGGTCCTTACTGCGGCCGTATTCTGTGCGACCTCGGTGCCGAAGTCGTCAAGGTCGAAGCCCCGGCCGGAGATGTTTCGCGGCGGCTGGGTGCGCGAAGGGCGGGTATCAGCGGTTACTTCATGCAGCAGAACTGCGGCAAGCTGAATATTTCCATTGATCTCAAGACCGAAGAAGGCGGCTCCCTCGCTGGACGACTGGTCAAGACAGCCGACGTGCTCATTGAAAACTTCAGGCCCGGGGTGATGCTGCGAGCCGGTTTGGGCCCGGAGGCGTCCCTGGCTGCTAACCCGGCGCTGGTCTATTGCTCAATAAGCGGCTTCGGCCATCAGAGCAGCTTGCGTGACAGGCCTGCTTTTGCCGGTATTGCCCACGCCACGACCGGAACACTGTACCGTCAAGGGAACTTTCACAGCCATGACCCCGAAGACTCGGTACTGGCGATAGGCGATACGGTCAGCGGCCTGCATTCTGTCATAGCCATACTCGCGGCCCTTAGGCTTCGCGAAAGCAGCGGCGAGGGTCAGTTCATCGACATGGCCATGCACGACGCGCTGCTTTCCATACAGGAGTGCGCGCACTCTTATCTCTTTGGAGAGGAGGGAACAGACGCAGACGTTTTCTGC
This genomic stretch from Candidatus Binatota bacterium harbors:
- a CDS encoding CoA transferase — protein: MSERERRPLDGIKVLDFSHVLAGPYCGRILCDLGAEVVKVEAPAGDVSRRLGARRAGISGYFMQQNCGKLNISIDLKTEEGGSLAGRLVKTADVLIENFRPGVMLRAGLGPEASLAANPALVYCSISGFGHQSSLRDRPAFAGIAHATTGTLYRQGNFHSHDPEDSVLAIGDTVSGLHSVIAILAALRLRESSGEGQFIDMAMHDALLSIQECAHSYLFGEEGTDADVFCSWVYRCGDEFVAMPSDPRANWDQLTAVMQRPGLLADERYLTIEQRNACLDELEAHVQAWIADEGSADTVVEKLAAAGLPGARVLSLAEALDSDQVAERSMAPEMDDRSGSTCRVLNTPYRFSNARAGVRGRPAYRGENNREVLERWLAAEADEIDALQGAGVLSDRLPSD